A window of the Xiashengella succiniciproducens genome harbors these coding sequences:
- a CDS encoding glycoside hydrolase family 11 protein — MRIFGILVLVSAITAGCGSNANSGSNEPEKAVTTVTYCSDPDNEQHKGIRDGYSFELWNQYGKGDACMTLGEGALFKGHWSGIENYLARRGYSYDNTKHHNEIGRFSSKYNCIYEPGTESGNSYLSIYGWTVDPLIEFYIVEDWRRWIPSMAEGTENMGSFEVDGSIYDVYVSLRENQPSIQGQQTFKQYFSIRRDVRNKGNIDISAHFDFWESLGMELGKFYEVTFVVEGYRSNGTFEFTELEINVE, encoded by the coding sequence ATGAGGATTTTTGGAATTTTGGTGTTGGTATCGGCTATTACTGCCGGATGCGGATCGAATGCAAACTCAGGGTCAAATGAACCAGAGAAAGCTGTAACGACAGTAACATACTGTTCTGATCCTGATAATGAACAGCACAAAGGAATCAGGGATGGTTATTCCTTTGAGCTTTGGAATCAATATGGGAAAGGCGATGCTTGTATGACACTTGGTGAAGGAGCTCTTTTTAAAGGACATTGGAGTGGTATAGAAAACTACCTTGCCAGAAGAGGGTATTCCTATGACAATACAAAGCATCATAATGAGATAGGCCGGTTTTCAAGCAAGTACAATTGCATTTATGAACCCGGCACCGAATCCGGCAACTCTTACCTGTCAATCTATGGATGGACTGTAGATCCGCTTATCGAGTTTTACATTGTAGAAGACTGGCGACGCTGGATACCTTCAATGGCTGAAGGTACAGAAAACATGGGCAGTTTTGAGGTAGATGGAAGCATCTATGACGTTTATGTCAGCCTACGCGAGAATCAGCCTTCAATACAAGGACAGCAAACCTTCAAGCAATATTTCAGCATTCGCAGGGATGTACGAAACAAAGGAAACATAGATATCTCAGCACACTTTGATTTCTGGGAATCTCTGGGCATGGAACTTGGAAAATTCTATGAAGTCACATTTGTTGTGGAAGGTTATCGCAGTAATGGGACCTTTGAATTTACCGAACTTGAAATCAATGTGGAATAA
- a CDS encoding DUF4943 family protein, protein MKYLKIMLTVLLIVGLSGCVKDKEIIHSRIDYPSLDVPSFINLLKVGKYKTFLLPAFTPSDIPELLKYRNETVLIRNFPFNPFSSYSMEECRLGVFVLWTIEGMRSAAASGSEKIYDILQFQSLNPLLVVESTKQLVDINNEIAHAIVSLKYYEWWTLNEGLDWAELCKIKPWTLLSPGLYN, encoded by the coding sequence ATGAAGTATCTTAAAATTATGCTTACAGTCCTGTTGATTGTGGGTCTAAGCGGTTGTGTGAAAGACAAGGAAATTATTCATAGCAGGATAGATTATCCTTCCCTGGATGTGCCGTCCTTTATTAATTTACTTAAAGTAGGAAAGTATAAAACGTTTTTGCTTCCTGCCTTTACACCTTCGGATATTCCAGAGCTTTTGAAATACAGAAATGAAACTGTATTGATCAGGAATTTCCCATTCAATCCATTCTCAAGTTATTCAATGGAAGAATGCAGACTTGGGGTATTTGTGTTGTGGACTATTGAGGGGATGAGATCTGCTGCTGCAAGCGGTAGTGAAAAGATTTATGACATTTTGCAATTTCAGTCGCTGAATCCCTTGTTGGTAGTTGAGAGTACAAAGCAATTGGTGGATATTAATAATGAAATAGCGCATGCAATTGTGTCTCTGAAGTACTATGAGTGGTGGACTCTGAATGAGGGCCTGGATTGGGCTGAATTGTGCAAAATAAAGCCCTGGACTCTGCTGAGCCCAGGGCTTTATAACTAA
- a CDS encoding RagB/SusD family nutrient uptake outer membrane protein: protein MKKNILYGVLALAVTVFAGCEDLDTAPEGNTTTPAQKEEVVKLDPKKVEAGVNAIFSQLSTYNPNADALGASRHNDFGYPALMMFFDANGYDVVSNDNGYNWTGNSLDYSDRGTSSYESTIVWNTLYAQIKTSNTAVASLSADSEDPTINFLLAQALASRAFNYWVLAQLYQFNYVGNENAPCVPIVTEDNSDAAIEGVERATVAEVFTLITDDLDLAIELLAKAQDGGVERADKRYVSLAVAYGLRARVNLTMQRWDEAAADASSAITEATSEGIKPATIAEVSKPYFNSVSENQWMWGVIISETDRVVTSGIVNWPSHMGSLNYGYANFSKGRQINKSLYEAIPATDVRKGWWIDANGESPILNEEEAEWMAEYAYPAYTHVKFAPYKGEVGTSTNANDIPLMRIEEMYLIKAEAEAMGGSPSTGAQTLVDFIKAYRNPEYSFSGTSATDVQEEVYFHRRVELWGEGLSWFDIMRLNKAVDRRGGGYPNATMIFNIPAKDAVLLWRLPEKEILANPKLTNADNNPGAPTPLPVPDFE, encoded by the coding sequence ATGAAAAAGAATATATTATATGGAGTTTTAGCCCTGGCTGTGACAGTGTTTGCAGGTTGTGAAGACTTGGATACCGCGCCAGAAGGCAATACTACTACACCTGCGCAAAAGGAGGAAGTAGTTAAGTTGGATCCAAAGAAAGTTGAAGCTGGTGTTAATGCAATTTTTTCACAGCTTTCAACCTATAATCCTAATGCAGATGCTCTGGGTGCCAGTCGCCATAACGACTTTGGCTATCCAGCTCTGATGATGTTTTTTGATGCCAATGGTTATGACGTAGTAAGTAATGATAATGGTTATAACTGGACCGGCAATAGCCTGGATTATTCAGATCGAGGTACTTCATCCTATGAAAGTACTATTGTATGGAATACTTTGTATGCGCAGATTAAGACTTCTAATACTGCTGTGGCATCTCTTTCAGCCGACTCAGAAGACCCTACTATTAACTTCCTTCTGGCTCAGGCTTTGGCTTCGAGAGCCTTTAATTACTGGGTGTTGGCGCAACTGTATCAATTTAACTATGTTGGCAATGAGAATGCTCCATGTGTTCCTATTGTAACAGAAGATAACAGTGATGCTGCTATAGAAGGTGTTGAAAGAGCTACAGTTGCTGAAGTTTTTACCTTGATTACCGATGATTTGGATTTGGCAATTGAGTTGCTAGCTAAGGCACAAGATGGTGGAGTAGAGAGGGCTGACAAAAGGTATGTAAGTCTAGCTGTTGCATACGGCTTACGTGCCAGGGTTAATCTGACAATGCAAAGGTGGGACGAAGCTGCTGCAGATGCTAGCAGTGCTATTACTGAAGCTACATCTGAAGGTATTAAACCAGCTACTATTGCAGAAGTGAGTAAGCCCTATTTTAACTCTGTTAGTGAAAATCAATGGATGTGGGGAGTTATTATTTCGGAAACAGACAGGGTAGTGACTTCTGGTATTGTTAACTGGCCTTCTCACATGGGTTCATTGAACTATGGTTATGCTAACTTCTCAAAAGGTAGGCAGATAAATAAGAGTCTGTATGAAGCTATTCCTGCAACTGATGTTAGAAAAGGATGGTGGATTGATGCAAATGGTGAGTCCCCGATCCTTAACGAGGAGGAGGCCGAGTGGATGGCAGAATACGCATATCCTGCATATACACATGTTAAGTTTGCTCCTTATAAAGGTGAAGTTGGTACTTCAACAAACGCAAACGACATTCCTTTGATGAGAATTGAAGAGATGTACCTGATTAAGGCTGAAGCTGAGGCAATGGGTGGATCACCATCTACAGGCGCTCAAACATTAGTTGATTTTATCAAGGCTTATCGTAATCCGGAATATTCATTCTCTGGCACTTCTGCAACTGATGTTCAGGAAGAAGTTTATTTCCACAGACGTGTAGAACTGTGGGGTGAAGGCTTAAGCTGGTTTGATATTATGAGGCTTAACAAAGCTGTTGATCGTAGAGGAGGTGGATATCCAAATGCTACTATGATATTTAATATTCCAGCTAAGGATGCGGTTTTGCTTTGGAGACTTCCGGAAAAGGAAATTCTGGCCAATCCTAAGCTAACAAATGCTGATAATAATCCCGGTGCTCCAACACCACTACCTGTTCCAGATTTTGAATAA
- a CDS encoding SusC/RagA family TonB-linked outer membrane protein, giving the protein MKKVLATLSLLMVIGVSAVFAQTRTITGKVTGSEDGEPIPGATVFVKGTTVGTVTQFDGTYSLNVPTDAETLVFSFIGMETQEIEVAGRSTINVALASSSIAMDEVIVVAYGTSTKGSFTGSAAVLGSDKLEKRQVANISNALSGTMAGVQILSSNGQPGESADVRIRGVGSINAEMDPLYVVDGVPFDGDLSSLSSSDIESMTVLKDAASTALYGARGANGIIMITTKKGSKGKTNVSLDAKVGVNSRAVKNYEVLTSPKNYIENVYQAIYNAGIYNLNYSPDQAHNYANVTIPKDAEGGIGYRIYTVPQGQNLIGLNGKLNPNATLGYSDADYYYHPDNWADETFKNNKRQEYNLSITGGSEQTTFYMSLGYLDDQGVIDGSGFTRYTGRLKADHKVNDWLKVGANVGFTNILSDYPGEQVTTNSSGNAFFIANYIAPVYPLYVRDAATKQIKQTSGRNTYDYGTTTSTNFSRSFMSISNPSGDLLFNKTEYIKDIVNTTAFAEFTPFKGFKFLVQYGINVDNTKYNDLGNAYMGQSASYGGTAYQDQTRILGVNQQYIANYHIVLQDLHNLDFTVGYDGYSNREDEIFASGENLYHPEKYYVSNAIDNLRGGGSADFYATKGIIGRANYSYNDTYFANLAYRRDASSRFHPDKRWGNFWSASAAWMISNEEFMRDFTWIDMLKLKGSYGEQGNDLLGSLYGWQDEYRVTGADGVFSDGALDRKGNPDITWETSISYNVGFDIALFKSKLTGSIEYFSRESSNMLYLKPTNPTVGYPNLPMNIGSMTNSGLEVDLNYNILKTSNINWGVYANASFIKNKINELHPDLGGIIIDGTRRYEEGYSMYRMNLVKYAGVYSNTGEALYWAKDDNGREYKTTDWQKADNTNKVGTSDLLPKVYGGFGTSVDAYGFDFSVQLAYQLGGQIYDSGYARLMHGGSSSNAGNNWHKDIYKAWTPENTTTDVPRLNANDRFSNSTSTRFLVSSNYLSLNNITLGYTLPKSIVDRVGVSRVRVYCSADNVALLTNRVGLDPRQSYTSATTARYTPIRTVSGGINVAF; this is encoded by the coding sequence ATGAAGAAAGTTCTAGCGACACTTTCCTTGCTGATGGTAATAGGTGTGAGCGCAGTTTTTGCTCAAACCAGGACCATTACCGGAAAAGTGACCGGAAGTGAAGACGGTGAACCCATCCCTGGAGCAACCGTTTTTGTTAAGGGTACTACAGTTGGTACTGTTACACAATTTGATGGTACATATTCGCTTAATGTACCGACTGATGCTGAGACTTTGGTGTTTTCATTTATCGGAATGGAAACTCAGGAAATTGAGGTTGCAGGTAGAAGCACAATCAATGTGGCCTTAGCTTCAAGCTCTATTGCTATGGACGAAGTTATAGTTGTTGCCTATGGTACCTCAACCAAGGGATCATTTACTGGTTCTGCAGCAGTACTAGGTTCAGACAAGCTTGAAAAACGTCAGGTTGCAAATATTTCAAATGCTCTTTCTGGAACAATGGCTGGTGTTCAGATTTTGAGTTCTAATGGACAGCCAGGTGAGTCAGCAGATGTCAGGATCAGAGGTGTTGGATCAATTAACGCTGAGATGGATCCTTTATATGTAGTAGATGGTGTGCCTTTTGATGGGGACCTTTCATCATTGAGCTCTTCAGATATTGAGTCAATGACTGTACTTAAGGATGCTGCCTCTACAGCTCTTTATGGTGCTCGCGGTGCAAATGGTATCATTATGATTACTACAAAAAAGGGTTCAAAGGGTAAGACTAATGTTTCTTTGGATGCGAAAGTTGGTGTAAACTCACGTGCTGTTAAGAATTATGAGGTACTGACCAGTCCTAAGAATTATATTGAGAATGTGTATCAGGCAATCTATAATGCTGGTATTTATAACCTGAATTACAGTCCTGATCAGGCTCATAATTATGCAAATGTTACTATTCCTAAGGATGCTGAAGGTGGTATCGGATACAGGATCTATACTGTTCCTCAGGGACAGAATCTTATAGGTTTAAATGGTAAGTTGAATCCTAATGCTACTTTAGGTTATTCAGACGCGGACTATTACTATCACCCTGATAATTGGGCAGATGAGACTTTCAAGAACAACAAGCGTCAGGAGTATAACTTATCAATAACAGGTGGTAGTGAGCAGACAACCTTCTATATGTCTTTGGGTTATCTTGATGACCAGGGTGTAATTGATGGTTCTGGTTTTACCAGGTATACAGGTAGACTAAAAGCTGATCATAAAGTAAATGATTGGTTAAAGGTTGGAGCGAATGTTGGTTTTACAAATATTCTAAGTGATTATCCCGGCGAACAGGTAACTACCAATTCAAGCGGTAATGCATTCTTTATTGCAAACTATATTGCACCTGTTTATCCTCTATATGTTAGGGATGCTGCAACAAAGCAAATCAAGCAGACTTCCGGACGTAATACTTATGATTATGGAACAACAACAAGTACTAACTTTTCTCGTTCCTTTATGAGTATATCTAACCCGTCTGGAGACCTTTTGTTTAACAAAACTGAGTATATAAAGGATATTGTTAATACAACTGCTTTTGCTGAATTTACTCCATTCAAGGGTTTTAAATTCTTAGTTCAGTATGGTATTAATGTAGACAATACCAAGTACAATGACCTGGGTAATGCATATATGGGACAAAGTGCTTCTTATGGAGGTACAGCATATCAGGATCAGACACGCATACTTGGAGTTAATCAACAGTATATTGCAAACTACCATATTGTACTTCAGGATTTGCATAATTTAGATTTTACCGTTGGTTATGATGGTTACTCAAATCGTGAAGATGAGATTTTTGCATCTGGTGAGAACCTGTATCACCCTGAGAAATACTATGTAAGTAATGCTATTGATAACCTAAGGGGTGGTGGGTCAGCTGATTTTTATGCTACCAAAGGTATAATTGGTCGTGCTAATTATTCATATAATGACACATACTTTGCAAATCTTGCCTATAGAAGGGATGCATCTTCACGTTTCCACCCGGATAAAAGATGGGGTAATTTCTGGTCAGCAAGTGCTGCATGGATGATTAGCAATGAAGAATTCATGCGTGATTTTACTTGGATTGATATGCTGAAGCTTAAAGGTTCTTATGGTGAGCAGGGTAATGACTTGCTTGGTTCACTCTATGGCTGGCAAGACGAATACAGAGTTACTGGAGCAGACGGAGTTTTCTCCGATGGGGCATTGGATAGAAAAGGTAATCCTGATATTACCTGGGAAACCAGTATCTCATACAATGTGGGTTTCGACATTGCTTTGTTTAAGAGCAAGCTGACTGGTTCTATTGAGTATTTTAGCAGAGAGTCATCAAATATGCTTTATTTGAAGCCTACAAACCCTACTGTTGGTTATCCTAATTTACCTATGAATATTGGTTCTATGACTAACTCCGGTTTGGAAGTAGATCTAAACTATAATATACTTAAAACGTCTAATATCAATTGGGGTGTTTATGCTAATGCTTCATTTATTAAGAATAAGATAAATGAGTTGCATCCTGACCTTGGTGGAATTATAATTGATGGAACCAGGAGGTATGAAGAAGGTTATTCAATGTATAGAATGAACCTTGTTAAATATGCCGGTGTATATTCTAACACAGGTGAAGCTTTGTACTGGGCAAAGGATGATAATGGTAGGGAGTACAAGACTACTGACTGGCAAAAGGCTGATAACACCAACAAGGTTGGAACATCAGATCTTCTACCCAAGGTCTATGGTGGTTTTGGAACTAGTGTAGATGCTTATGGATTTGACTTCTCAGTTCAGTTAGCATATCAGTTAGGTGGCCAAATCTATGATTCAGGATATGCAAGGTTGATGCATGGTGGATCTTCAAGTAATGCTGGAAATAACTGGCATAAGGATATCTATAAGGCATGGACTCCGGAAAACACGACTACAGATGTTCCCCGACTCAATGCAAATGATAGATTTTCAAACTCAACATCTACAAGGTTCCTTGTTAGTTCAAATTACTTGAGCCTAAACAATATTACTCTTGGTTACACATTGCCAAAGAGCATAGTTGATAGAGTTGGAGTATCCAGGGTACGAGTATATTGTTCAGCTGATAATGTAGCTTTGTTGACAAATAGAGTAGGTCTTGATCCTCGTCAAAGCTATACCAGTGCAACTACTGCACGTTACACACCTATCCGTACAGTTTCTGGAGGTATTAATGTTGCATTCTAA